A single window of Nicotiana tomentosiformis chromosome 1, ASM39032v3, whole genome shotgun sequence DNA harbors:
- the LOC138910674 gene encoding uncharacterized protein has translation MAQYEALYGRKYRSPIGWFEDGETNLLGPDLVQEAIDKVLETPTILLDEKLSYEEEPMAIVDRQVRKLWSKEILFVNVLWRNHTVEESTWEVEKDMQTKYPHLFQLTGNT, from the exons ATGGCACAGTACGAAGCATTGTATGGTAGAAAATATCGTTCCCCTATTGGATGGTTTGAAGATGGTGAGACTAACTTATTGGGACCCGACTTAGTACAAGAAGCTATTGACAAG GTGCTTGAAACACCGACTATACTGCTCGATGAGAAGTtgtcttacgaggaggagccgatggctattgttgataggcaagtaagaaagcTATGGTCAAAAGAAATTCTGTTCGTTAATGTCTTATGGAGAAATCATACAGTTGAAGAATCTACGTGGGAAGTAGAAAAAGATATGCAAACGAAGTATCCCCATTTGTTTCAGCTTACAG GTAATACTTGA
- the LOC138910679 gene encoding uncharacterized protein translates to MARTRTSSSGGLSTTRGGGQVGTHHTRRHAAPQPEVGNMDQPQAAMPVQAQEHGVLDAPPPVPTVVPTVTLSADAVTRLLNVLEACVLTLGGSSAPKATLQTQAPAQTQTFGNKEVSLQEFLKLKSPKFTGFGNSADLQSFLDGTLKTLHALGCSSERVVELATYKLEDMTNTWYETVLLGKLAGAAPLTWDKFSTLFMDHFLPYSLRQKYARDFERLVQTPDMDVSTYSTKFCNLARYAPYLVPTQEARVQKFVDGLIGRL, encoded by the coding sequence ATGGCTAGGACACGCACATCCTCATCTGGTGGACTTAGTACTACCCGAGGTGGCGGCCAAGTTGGGACTCATCATACAAGAAGACATGCCGCTCCTCAACCTGAAGTTGGAAACATGGATCAACCCCAAGCTGCTATGCCAGTTCAAGCGCAAGAACATGGGGTTCTGGATGCTCCACCACCAGTGCCAACTGTTGTACCTACTGTTACCTTATCTGCTGATGCAGTGACAAGGTTATTGAATGTGTTAGAGGCATGTGTGCTTACTCTGGGTGGAAGTTCAGCTCCTAAGGCTACTTTACAGACACAAGCACCTGCACAGACTCAGACTTTTGGGAATAAGGAGGTATCCTTGCAAGAGTTCCTGaaattgaaatcaccaaaatttACAGGTTTTGGCAATTCAGCAGATCTTCAAAGTTTCTTGGATGGGACACTCAAGACATTACATGCTCTAGGATGTTCTAGTGAGAGGGTCGTGGAGCTTGCAACATACAAACTAGAGGATATGACCAACACATGGTATGAAACTGTATTGCTAGGAAAGCTAGCAGGAGCAGCACCACTGACATGGGACAAGTTTAGTACGTTGTTTATGGATCACTTCCTTCCATATAGCCTGAGGCAAAAATATGCTAGAGACTTTGAGAGATTGGTTCAGACTCCAGATATGGATGTGTCAACATATAGCACCAAGTTTTGTAATTTGGCGAGATATGCTCCTTACTTAGTGCCTACCCAAGAAGCTCGAGTTCAGAAGTTTGTTGATGGGTTGATTGGTCGTTTATAA